A single genomic interval of Heliangelus exortis chromosome 20, bHelExo1.hap1, whole genome shotgun sequence harbors:
- the UNC13D gene encoding protein unc-13 homolog D isoform X2 → MDLSHRFSKEELSLLYEEALYTIQHRLGKPEHHHVADSQELYAYVQKAFGMDEKEHSVIMQRVKDLESPIFCLKATVKEAKGILGKDVSGFSDPYCLLGIEARSQEPAHLNHKRRMKAVVKDLIPEDQIHRTQVISQTLSPVWDETFFLEFEDTETASFHLDMWDSDMVESVRHKLGELTDLHGLKRIFKEARKDKGKDDFLGNVVLRLKDLHCWNDHWYQLEPRTETYPNRGQCHLQFLLTHKKRATTCSRTQPSYTVHRHLLQQLVSYEILQHQAGNLSWDGELSKAASTVLYLHATQKDLSDFHQVMAQWLAYSKLYQSLEFSSSCLLHQITSIEYQWVQERLRSEQKAELAESFQSLLTYGVSLIRRYRIIFPLSVPRSTERLQSLLRVMVQMCKMKAFHELCTLSPDLPQMVSTALKSGTKEWFHMKKQHLQPMVKSVEENGKALSRLLLEVIGDLQQCQKTWNKFFINTLKLNLFSIAYLELERLVAEHVQEQLQEVDSSMSKPTAESLFQLYMNLQELYRMKDLVPERDGPLALSNFHQWFKEAVPQWLQKAYTIALERAQRAVQMDQLTPFGEHNKHSTSTVDLSTCYAQIVKTWQQLKWPDPEEAFMIMVKLVEDMCKISLMYCRLIKERAEALSLHEQSEGGAANRLCIVVNNIKQLRLLILKLPSQLDWAQLEQRTGTIIDRQQIQHTLHTQLDSAVSCLDHEIRDVVQALATKLEKGIARHIQELSSSNDAQEPEDSIIPLMKFLESELQYLNEHLVQENFKSLLALLWHHTLDVLSAAAGQQVPSAQHYKKLHCALKSLKDSFYAEGCGLPLETLRTAAFLSLETHLSLCSATSRKLIQKYFSNRIQQQLDTNSEKYGAVTIKALYCPSEQKLRVEVLNAVNLIPLDSNGSSDPFVQLTLEPRHEFPEVVARTTQCKRNELHPLFDETFDFLIPPEKCRQEGACLLLTVFDYDTLGANDLEGEAFLPLCHLPGLDAEKDQADMGRVPQTRLPLTHPKPTDEILQLLESRKGDREAQTFAKLRKQRAKQSKERE, encoded by the exons atGGATCTCTCCCACCGGTTCTCCAAAGAAGAG CTGTCCCTGCTCTATGAGGAGGCTCTCTACACCATCCAGCACCGCCTGGGCAAACCCGAGCACCACCACGTCGCTGACTCCCAGGAGCTCTATGCCTATGTACAAAAG GCTTTTGGCATGGATGAGAAGGAGCACAGTGTCATCATGCAGCGGGTCAAGGACCTGGAG AGCCCAATTTTCTGCCTGAAAGCGACCGTGAAGGAAGCCAAGGGGATTCTGGGGAAAGACGTCAGTG GGTTCAGTGACCCATACTGCCTGCTGGGTATCGAGGCCAGAAGCCAGGAACCAGCACACCTCAACCACAAGAGGCGGATGAAGGCTGTGGTCAAAGACCTCATCCCTGAAGACCAGATCCATCGCACACAAGTCATAAGTCAGACCCTCAGCCCGGTGTGGGATGAGACATTTTTCCT GGAGTTTGAAGACACAGAGACAGCCAGCTTCCACCTGGACATGTG GGACTCGGACATGGTGGAGTCAGTGCGGCATAAGCTGGGGGAGCTGACAGACCTCCACGGCCTCAAAAG GATCTTCAAAGAGGCTCGCAAAGACAAAGGGAAGGATGATTTCCTGGGGAATGTGGTTCTTCGCCTGAAG GACCTGCACTGCTGGAATGACCACTGGTACCAGCTGGAGCCACGGACTGAGACTTACCCCAACCGGGGACAGTGCCACCTGCAGTTCCTGCTGACCCACAAGAAG AGGGCCACGACGTGCAGCCGGACACAGCCAAGCTACACCGTCCATCgccacctcctgcagcagctggtgtCCTATGAGATCCTGCAGCACCAG GCTGGCAACCTCTCCTGGGATGGGGAGCTGAGCAAAGCTGCCAGCACCGTGCTGTACCTGCACGCCACACAGAAGGACCTCTCCGACTTCCACCAGGTCATGGC gcagTGGCTGGCATACAGCAAACTATACCAGAGCCTGgagttcagcagcagctgcctgctccacCAGATCACCAGCATCGAGTACCAGTGGGTGCAGGAGCGCCTGAGGTCAGAGCAG aaagcagagctggctgagTCCTTCCAGTCCTTGCTGACTTACGGGGTCTCCCTCATCCGAAGGTACCGCATCATTTTCCCCCTCTCTGTCCCGAGGTCCACGGAGAGGCTGCAGTCCCTGCTCCG GGTCATGGTCCAGATGTGCAAAATGAAAGCTTTCCACGAGCTGTGCACACTCAGCCCTGACCTTCCCCAGATGGTCTCCACGGCACTCAAG TCAGGCACCAAGGAGTGGTTCCACATGAAGAagcagcacctccagcccaTGGTGAAG AGTGTGGAGGAGAATGGTAAAGCCTTGTCCAGGCTGCTCTTGGAGGTGATAGGAGATCTCCAGCAGTGCCAGAAAACCTGGAATAAATTCTTCATCAA CACCTTGAAGTTGAATCTCTTCTCCATTGCCTACCTGGAGCTGGAGAGGCTG GTTGCAGAGCAtgtccaggagcagctgcaggaggttGACAGCAGCATGTCCAAGCCCACAGCTGAGAGCCTTTTCCAGCTCTACATGAACCTGCAGGAGCTTTATCGGATGAAGGACCTTGTCCCAGAGAG GGATGGACCTCTGGCTCTGAGCAATTTCCACCAGTGGTTCAAGGAAGCCGTGCCCCAGTGGCTGCAGAAGGCCTATACCATTGCACTGGAGAGGGCACAGAGGGCCGTCCAGATGGACCAG CTGACTCCCTTTGGGGAGCACAACAAACACAGCACATCCACTGTTGACCTGTCTACCTGCTACGCCCAGATCGTGAAGACCTGGCAGCAGCTTAAGTGGCCAGACCCTGAGGAAGCTTTTATGATCATGGTGAAGCTTGTGGAG gacATGTGTAAGATCTCCCTGATGTACTGCCGGCTCATCAAGGAGAGGGCTGAGGCTCTGTCGCTGCATGAGCAGAGCGAGGGTGGAGCAGCCAACAGG ctctgcatcGTGGTGAACAACATCAAGCAGCTGCGGCTCCTGATCCTGAAGCTGCCATCACAGCTGGattgggcacagctggagcagcGCACAGGGACCATCATCGACCGGCAGCAGATCCAGCACACGCTGCACACCCAGCTTGACAGTGCTGTCTCCTGCCTGGACCACGAAATCCGGGATGTGGTGCAAGCCTTGGCCACCAAG ctggagaagggCATTGCCAGACACATCCAGGAGCTCTCATCTTCCAATGACGCCCAGGAACCTGAGGAC TCCATCATCCCACTCATGAAGTTCCTGGAGTCAGAGCTGCAGTATCTCAATGAGCATCTAGTCCAGGAGAACTTCAAAAG cctccttgctctcctctggcATCACACCCTAGATGtgctctcagcagctgcagggcagcaggtCCCCTCAGCCCAGCACTACAAGAAGCTTCACTGTGCCCTGAAG AGCCTGAAGGACAGCTTCTATGCTGAGGGCTGTGGGCTGCCTCTGGAGACCCTCCGCACTGCAGCCTTCCTG TCCTTGGAGACCCACCTGTCCCTCTGCTCCGCCACCAGCCGCAAGCTCATCCAGAAATACTTCAGCAACAGGATCCAGCAGCAG CTGGACACCAACTCGGAGAAGTATGGAGCTGTGACCATCAAAGCCCTGTACTGCCCTTCAGAGCAGAAGCTCCGTGTGGAAGTGCTCAACGCTGTCAACCTCATCCCACTGGACTCCAACG GCTCGAGTGACCCCTTTGTCCAGCTCACCCTGGAGCCCCGACATGAGTTCCCTGAGGTGGTGGCTCGGACCACCCAGTGCAAGAGGAATGAGCTGCACCCCCTCTTTGATGAAACCTTCGACTT ctTGATCCCCCCTGAGAAGTGCCGGCAGGAGGGGGCCTGCTTGCTGCTGACCGTGTTTGACTATGACACGCTGGGGGCCAACGACCTGGAGGGTGAAgccttcctccccctctgccacCTGCCTGGTCTGGATGCTGAGAAGGACCAGGCTGACATGGGACGGGTGCCCCAGACCCGCCTGCCCCTCACCCATCCCAAACCCACCG ATGAGatcctccagctgctggagtCCAGGAAGGGAGACCGAGAGGCCCAGACCTTCGCCAAGCTCCGCAAGCAACGGGCCAAGCAGTCCAAGGAGAGGGAgtga
- the UNC13D gene encoding protein unc-13 homolog D isoform X4 encodes MKAVVKDLIPEDQIHRTQVISQTLSPVWDETFFLEFEDTETASFHLDMWDSDMVESVRHKLGELTDLHGLKRIFKEARKDKGKDDFLGNVVLRLKDLHCWNDHWYQLEPRTETYPNRGQCHLQFLLTHKKRATTCSRTQPSYTVHRHLLQQLVSYEILQHQAGNLSWDGELSKAASTVLYLHATQKDLSDFHQVMAQWLAYSKLYQSLEFSSSCLLHQITSIEYQWVQERLRSEQKAELAESFQSLLTYGVSLIRRYRIIFPLSVPRSTERLQSLLRVMVQMCKMKAFHELCTLSPDLPQMVSTALKSGTKEWFHMKKQHLQPMVKSVEENGKALSRLLLEVIGDLQQCQKTWNKFFINTLKLNLFSIAYLELERLVAEHVQEQLQEVDSSMSKPTAESLFQLYMNLQELYRMKDLVPERDGPLALSNFHQWFKEAVPQWLQKAYTIALERAQRAVQMDQLTPFGEHNKHSTSTVDLSTCYAQIVKTWQQLKWPDPEEAFMIMVKLVEDMCKISLMYCRLIKERAEALSLHEQSEGGAANRLCIVVNNIKQLRLLILKLPSQLDWAQLEQRTGTIIDRQQIQHTLHTQLDSAVSCLDHEIRDVVQALATKLEKGIARHIQELSSSNDAQEPEDSIIPLMKFLESELQYLNEHLVQENFKSLLALLWHHTLDVLSAAAGQQVPSAQHYKKLHCALKSLKDSFYAEGCGLPLETLRTAAFLSLETHLSLCSATSRKLIQKYFSNRIQQQLDTNSEKYGAVTIKALYCPSEQKLRVEVLNAVNLIPLDSNGSSDPFVQLTLEPRHEFPEVVARTTQCKRNELHPLFDETFDFLIPPEKCRQEGACLLLTVFDYDTLGANDLEGEAFLPLCHLPGLDAEKDQADMGRVPQTRLPLTHPKPTDEILQLLESRKGDREAQTFAKLRKQRAKQSKERE; translated from the exons ATGAAGGCTGTGGTCAAAGACCTCATCCCTGAAGACCAGATCCATCGCACACAAGTCATAAGTCAGACCCTCAGCCCGGTGTGGGATGAGACATTTTTCCT GGAGTTTGAAGACACAGAGACAGCCAGCTTCCACCTGGACATGTG GGACTCGGACATGGTGGAGTCAGTGCGGCATAAGCTGGGGGAGCTGACAGACCTCCACGGCCTCAAAAG GATCTTCAAAGAGGCTCGCAAAGACAAAGGGAAGGATGATTTCCTGGGGAATGTGGTTCTTCGCCTGAAG GACCTGCACTGCTGGAATGACCACTGGTACCAGCTGGAGCCACGGACTGAGACTTACCCCAACCGGGGACAGTGCCACCTGCAGTTCCTGCTGACCCACAAGAAG AGGGCCACGACGTGCAGCCGGACACAGCCAAGCTACACCGTCCATCgccacctcctgcagcagctggtgtCCTATGAGATCCTGCAGCACCAG GCTGGCAACCTCTCCTGGGATGGGGAGCTGAGCAAAGCTGCCAGCACCGTGCTGTACCTGCACGCCACACAGAAGGACCTCTCCGACTTCCACCAGGTCATGGC gcagTGGCTGGCATACAGCAAACTATACCAGAGCCTGgagttcagcagcagctgcctgctccacCAGATCACCAGCATCGAGTACCAGTGGGTGCAGGAGCGCCTGAGGTCAGAGCAG aaagcagagctggctgagTCCTTCCAGTCCTTGCTGACTTACGGGGTCTCCCTCATCCGAAGGTACCGCATCATTTTCCCCCTCTCTGTCCCGAGGTCCACGGAGAGGCTGCAGTCCCTGCTCCG GGTCATGGTCCAGATGTGCAAAATGAAAGCTTTCCACGAGCTGTGCACACTCAGCCCTGACCTTCCCCAGATGGTCTCCACGGCACTCAAG TCAGGCACCAAGGAGTGGTTCCACATGAAGAagcagcacctccagcccaTGGTGAAG AGTGTGGAGGAGAATGGTAAAGCCTTGTCCAGGCTGCTCTTGGAGGTGATAGGAGATCTCCAGCAGTGCCAGAAAACCTGGAATAAATTCTTCATCAA CACCTTGAAGTTGAATCTCTTCTCCATTGCCTACCTGGAGCTGGAGAGGCTG GTTGCAGAGCAtgtccaggagcagctgcaggaggttGACAGCAGCATGTCCAAGCCCACAGCTGAGAGCCTTTTCCAGCTCTACATGAACCTGCAGGAGCTTTATCGGATGAAGGACCTTGTCCCAGAGAG GGATGGACCTCTGGCTCTGAGCAATTTCCACCAGTGGTTCAAGGAAGCCGTGCCCCAGTGGCTGCAGAAGGCCTATACCATTGCACTGGAGAGGGCACAGAGGGCCGTCCAGATGGACCAG CTGACTCCCTTTGGGGAGCACAACAAACACAGCACATCCACTGTTGACCTGTCTACCTGCTACGCCCAGATCGTGAAGACCTGGCAGCAGCTTAAGTGGCCAGACCCTGAGGAAGCTTTTATGATCATGGTGAAGCTTGTGGAG gacATGTGTAAGATCTCCCTGATGTACTGCCGGCTCATCAAGGAGAGGGCTGAGGCTCTGTCGCTGCATGAGCAGAGCGAGGGTGGAGCAGCCAACAGG ctctgcatcGTGGTGAACAACATCAAGCAGCTGCGGCTCCTGATCCTGAAGCTGCCATCACAGCTGGattgggcacagctggagcagcGCACAGGGACCATCATCGACCGGCAGCAGATCCAGCACACGCTGCACACCCAGCTTGACAGTGCTGTCTCCTGCCTGGACCACGAAATCCGGGATGTGGTGCAAGCCTTGGCCACCAAG ctggagaagggCATTGCCAGACACATCCAGGAGCTCTCATCTTCCAATGACGCCCAGGAACCTGAGGAC TCCATCATCCCACTCATGAAGTTCCTGGAGTCAGAGCTGCAGTATCTCAATGAGCATCTAGTCCAGGAGAACTTCAAAAG cctccttgctctcctctggcATCACACCCTAGATGtgctctcagcagctgcagggcagcaggtCCCCTCAGCCCAGCACTACAAGAAGCTTCACTGTGCCCTGAAG AGCCTGAAGGACAGCTTCTATGCTGAGGGCTGTGGGCTGCCTCTGGAGACCCTCCGCACTGCAGCCTTCCTG TCCTTGGAGACCCACCTGTCCCTCTGCTCCGCCACCAGCCGCAAGCTCATCCAGAAATACTTCAGCAACAGGATCCAGCAGCAG CTGGACACCAACTCGGAGAAGTATGGAGCTGTGACCATCAAAGCCCTGTACTGCCCTTCAGAGCAGAAGCTCCGTGTGGAAGTGCTCAACGCTGTCAACCTCATCCCACTGGACTCCAACG GCTCGAGTGACCCCTTTGTCCAGCTCACCCTGGAGCCCCGACATGAGTTCCCTGAGGTGGTGGCTCGGACCACCCAGTGCAAGAGGAATGAGCTGCACCCCCTCTTTGATGAAACCTTCGACTT ctTGATCCCCCCTGAGAAGTGCCGGCAGGAGGGGGCCTGCTTGCTGCTGACCGTGTTTGACTATGACACGCTGGGGGCCAACGACCTGGAGGGTGAAgccttcctccccctctgccacCTGCCTGGTCTGGATGCTGAGAAGGACCAGGCTGACATGGGACGGGTGCCCCAGACCCGCCTGCCCCTCACCCATCCCAAACCCACCG ATGAGatcctccagctgctggagtCCAGGAAGGGAGACCGAGAGGCCCAGACCTTCGCCAAGCTCCGCAAGCAACGGGCCAAGCAGTCCAAGGAGAGGGAgtga
- the UNC13D gene encoding protein unc-13 homolog D isoform X3 yields MAAAGETPAGTLPGDQSPDMDLSHRFSKEELSLLYEEALYTIQHRLGKPEHHHVADSQELYAYVQKAFGMDEKEHSVIMQRVKDLESPIFCLKATVKEAKGILGKDVSGFSDPYCLLGIEARSQEPAHLNHKRRMKAVVKDLIPEDQIHRTQVISQTLSPVWDETFFLEFEDTETASFHLDMWDSDMVESVRHKLGELTDLHGLKRIFKEARKDKGKDDFLGNVVLRLKDLHCWNDHWYQLEPRTETYPNRGQCHLQFLLTHKKRATTCSRTQPSYTVHRHLLQQLVSYEILQHQAGNLSWDGELSKAASTVLYLHATQKDLSDFHQVMAQWLAYSKLYQSLEFSSSCLLHQITSIEYQWVQERLRSEQKAELAESFQSLLTYGVSLIRRYRIIFPLSVPRSTERLQSLLRVMVQMCKMKAFHELCTLSPDLPQMVSTALKSGTKEWFHMKKQHLQPMVKSVEENGKALSRLLLEVIGDLQQCQKTWNKFFINTLKLNLFSIAYLELERLVAEHVQEQLQEVDSSMSKPTAESLFQLYMNLQELYRMKDLVPERDGPLALSNFHQWFKEAVPQWLQKAYTIALERAQRAVQMDQLTPFGEHNKHSTSTVDLSTCYAQIVKTWQQLKWPDPEEAFMIMVKLVEDMCKISLMYCRLIKERAEALSLHEQSEGGAANRLCIVVNNIKQLRLLILKLPSQLDWAQLEQRTGTIIDRQQIQHTLHTQLDSAVSCLDHEIRDVVQALATKLEKGIARHIQELSSSNDAQEPEDSIIPLMKFLESELQYLNEHLVQENFKSLLALLWHHTLDVLSAAAGQQVPSAQHYKKLHCALKSLKDSFYAEGCGLPLETLRTAAFLSLETHLSLCSATSRKLIQKYFSNRIQQQLDTNSEKYGAVTIKALYCPSEQKLRVEVLNAVNLIPLDSNDEILQLLESRKGDREAQTFAKLRKQRAKQSKERE; encoded by the exons atGGATCTCTCCCACCGGTTCTCCAAAGAAGAG CTGTCCCTGCTCTATGAGGAGGCTCTCTACACCATCCAGCACCGCCTGGGCAAACCCGAGCACCACCACGTCGCTGACTCCCAGGAGCTCTATGCCTATGTACAAAAG GCTTTTGGCATGGATGAGAAGGAGCACAGTGTCATCATGCAGCGGGTCAAGGACCTGGAG AGCCCAATTTTCTGCCTGAAAGCGACCGTGAAGGAAGCCAAGGGGATTCTGGGGAAAGACGTCAGTG GGTTCAGTGACCCATACTGCCTGCTGGGTATCGAGGCCAGAAGCCAGGAACCAGCACACCTCAACCACAAGAGGCGGATGAAGGCTGTGGTCAAAGACCTCATCCCTGAAGACCAGATCCATCGCACACAAGTCATAAGTCAGACCCTCAGCCCGGTGTGGGATGAGACATTTTTCCT GGAGTTTGAAGACACAGAGACAGCCAGCTTCCACCTGGACATGTG GGACTCGGACATGGTGGAGTCAGTGCGGCATAAGCTGGGGGAGCTGACAGACCTCCACGGCCTCAAAAG GATCTTCAAAGAGGCTCGCAAAGACAAAGGGAAGGATGATTTCCTGGGGAATGTGGTTCTTCGCCTGAAG GACCTGCACTGCTGGAATGACCACTGGTACCAGCTGGAGCCACGGACTGAGACTTACCCCAACCGGGGACAGTGCCACCTGCAGTTCCTGCTGACCCACAAGAAG AGGGCCACGACGTGCAGCCGGACACAGCCAAGCTACACCGTCCATCgccacctcctgcagcagctggtgtCCTATGAGATCCTGCAGCACCAG GCTGGCAACCTCTCCTGGGATGGGGAGCTGAGCAAAGCTGCCAGCACCGTGCTGTACCTGCACGCCACACAGAAGGACCTCTCCGACTTCCACCAGGTCATGGC gcagTGGCTGGCATACAGCAAACTATACCAGAGCCTGgagttcagcagcagctgcctgctccacCAGATCACCAGCATCGAGTACCAGTGGGTGCAGGAGCGCCTGAGGTCAGAGCAG aaagcagagctggctgagTCCTTCCAGTCCTTGCTGACTTACGGGGTCTCCCTCATCCGAAGGTACCGCATCATTTTCCCCCTCTCTGTCCCGAGGTCCACGGAGAGGCTGCAGTCCCTGCTCCG GGTCATGGTCCAGATGTGCAAAATGAAAGCTTTCCACGAGCTGTGCACACTCAGCCCTGACCTTCCCCAGATGGTCTCCACGGCACTCAAG TCAGGCACCAAGGAGTGGTTCCACATGAAGAagcagcacctccagcccaTGGTGAAG AGTGTGGAGGAGAATGGTAAAGCCTTGTCCAGGCTGCTCTTGGAGGTGATAGGAGATCTCCAGCAGTGCCAGAAAACCTGGAATAAATTCTTCATCAA CACCTTGAAGTTGAATCTCTTCTCCATTGCCTACCTGGAGCTGGAGAGGCTG GTTGCAGAGCAtgtccaggagcagctgcaggaggttGACAGCAGCATGTCCAAGCCCACAGCTGAGAGCCTTTTCCAGCTCTACATGAACCTGCAGGAGCTTTATCGGATGAAGGACCTTGTCCCAGAGAG GGATGGACCTCTGGCTCTGAGCAATTTCCACCAGTGGTTCAAGGAAGCCGTGCCCCAGTGGCTGCAGAAGGCCTATACCATTGCACTGGAGAGGGCACAGAGGGCCGTCCAGATGGACCAG CTGACTCCCTTTGGGGAGCACAACAAACACAGCACATCCACTGTTGACCTGTCTACCTGCTACGCCCAGATCGTGAAGACCTGGCAGCAGCTTAAGTGGCCAGACCCTGAGGAAGCTTTTATGATCATGGTGAAGCTTGTGGAG gacATGTGTAAGATCTCCCTGATGTACTGCCGGCTCATCAAGGAGAGGGCTGAGGCTCTGTCGCTGCATGAGCAGAGCGAGGGTGGAGCAGCCAACAGG ctctgcatcGTGGTGAACAACATCAAGCAGCTGCGGCTCCTGATCCTGAAGCTGCCATCACAGCTGGattgggcacagctggagcagcGCACAGGGACCATCATCGACCGGCAGCAGATCCAGCACACGCTGCACACCCAGCTTGACAGTGCTGTCTCCTGCCTGGACCACGAAATCCGGGATGTGGTGCAAGCCTTGGCCACCAAG ctggagaagggCATTGCCAGACACATCCAGGAGCTCTCATCTTCCAATGACGCCCAGGAACCTGAGGAC TCCATCATCCCACTCATGAAGTTCCTGGAGTCAGAGCTGCAGTATCTCAATGAGCATCTAGTCCAGGAGAACTTCAAAAG cctccttgctctcctctggcATCACACCCTAGATGtgctctcagcagctgcagggcagcaggtCCCCTCAGCCCAGCACTACAAGAAGCTTCACTGTGCCCTGAAG AGCCTGAAGGACAGCTTCTATGCTGAGGGCTGTGGGCTGCCTCTGGAGACCCTCCGCACTGCAGCCTTCCTG TCCTTGGAGACCCACCTGTCCCTCTGCTCCGCCACCAGCCGCAAGCTCATCCAGAAATACTTCAGCAACAGGATCCAGCAGCAG CTGGACACCAACTCGGAGAAGTATGGAGCTGTGACCATCAAAGCCCTGTACTGCCCTTCAGAGCAGAAGCTCCGTGTGGAAGTGCTCAACGCTGTCAACCTCATCCCACTGGACTCCAACG ATGAGatcctccagctgctggagtCCAGGAAGGGAGACCGAGAGGCCCAGACCTTCGCCAAGCTCCGCAAGCAACGGGCCAAGCAGTCCAAGGAGAGGGAgtga